The following is a genomic window from candidate division WOR-3 bacterium.
CAGGCGTAAACCGGTCATCTCATTGACCGTGGAATCGGTCGGCTCAATGTGAACCTGAATCGCAATCCGCTGCGAGTCAATCACGGTGCTGTCCAGTTTCAACTCGAGAAAAGTCTTGCGCGCCCGGGCACCATCGGTCATATTCCGATAAATCGGGTAAAATGAGTCGGGCAGCGTCACCTGCGGTGCCCGATTGGTGCCATCAAAAAATGCCAGTGGTAAAAGGGTCGGCTCCACACCATACCAGTTCGCCCGCGCCCTTCCGGCTTCGCTTTCCAGTTCTGGATGCGACTCCGCCGCGTAGTACACAATTGGAACCACCGAATCACCGTAAATCATCGTCAAACTGTCCAGCGCCTGCAACGCAGACGCACAATAGGCTCACTCATCAGGTAAAGTGGAAAACAGTTCAAGAAACACCACCCGGTTTGCTTCCCGCTCAATTAACGGTGCTTCGGAACAGCCCAAAATCGTCGCCAGAGCCAGCACTGTCAAATAAAAAAGTTTGTGCTTAACCATAACCCTTAAATCTTAAACTATTCGGTATTATGGTCAAGAAAAGCAAAAGGAGACGCCCGAACCGGCGTCTCCTGAATCTGTTCCGGGAGATTAGTCCTCGGCAACGATGCTAATCTCTTTTGCCTTGGACTTCTCGGACTTCGGCAGGACCAGTTCCAGCACTCCGGCACGGTAAGTTGCCTTTGCCTTGTCACCCTCAACCTCAACCGGCAGCGTTACCGTACGCTGGAACTTACCATAGGCGCGCTCAATCCGATAATAGGTTTTACCCTTCTTTTCTGTCTCCTGCTTCCGCTCACCGGAAATCGTCAGCGTATCACCCGAGAGATTGATTTTTATGTCATCTTTACTCATACCGGGCAGTTCCGCCCGAACAATAACCGCCTCATCGGTCTCCTCAATGTCCATCGGTGGTGCCCAGTAGGTTTCACCCCGCTCCCGCGGGAACCTGCCAAAGACCGAATCAAACAAACGGTCCAGTTCATCCCGCAGCGAAACCATCTCCCGGAACGGGTCCCAGGTTGTCAGGTGTTTAGCCATTTTCATCACCTCCTTTTCGTTTTTCTTAATCTCCACCTTATTAGACTAATCCGACCGTTTCGGGATTCACCGCTTCGAATCTTCCTCTTTTTCACTTATAAACAGTTGAACGAATGGTTTTTGGGACACCTGATGAGCACGAGCGATAGCCTCGTTTTTCTTAATTTTAATAAGCGTCTCGAACACTTCGCCTCGCACCTTAAATGAGACCTTTTCCGCGGTATCTCGATGTTCAAAAACGACCCGGCACCCACCTGGTCTTACCCGATGTTGAATATTGCTCTTACCCATTGTACAACCTGAACCTAACTGGACCCCATCAATAAAACAGCTTACCGGCGGTTTTGCCGGACACTCAACAACCGCCCTCAGGTCAAAGGGCGACCCATTCAACATCTTTCGAGCACACCTGCCCGCACGCAAACCTAAAACCAGCCACGGACCAAGATGGCCATGGAACCTCTCTGCCCTCTTCAACTCCCGGGGCGGTAATGTTGCTTGACCGTGTCTAACCACTGGGGATACGGACTCGGGCTTCTGCCCTATTCGCTTTCGGTTTTCCTGTTCTTTCTGATTTTTGCTCATCCCTCTTAATATACCCTGGGTGTCCAACAACGCAAGCCTACCGTACTCATCTTTCTCACCTCTGCTCTTTCCGATTGCCGGTTGATTTCCCAGTGATTGACTGCCGGTTTGCTGTTTGTTGACATTGGCAGGGATTTGGTTAATTTAAATAATATAGGACAAAAAGGAAAAGGAAAAAATATGGCACTAACTAAGGAACAGAAGATGAAACTGGTGAGCACATTCCGGTTGCACGAAAAGGACACAGGCTCACCTGAAGTTCAGATAGCAATTCTTACTGAAAGGATTAATCAGTTAACCGAGCATCTGAAGGTGCATAAGAAAGACCGCCATTCGCGGCGCGGCTTGATTAAACTGGTAAATGCGCGACGCCGGCACCTGCAGTATCTGGCAAAACACTATCCCGAGCGGTACGAGAAAATCATTACCACCCTTGGGCTCAGAGGTTAGGCAACACAATGCATCGCGTTGAAGTTGAGGTCTGCGGCCGGACCCTGTCGTTAGAATTTGGCCGCGTTGCCCGTCAGGCTGATGGCGGCGTGCTTGCCCGTTACGGCGATTCGGTTGTTCTGGCAAGTGCCGTTTACAACAAACAACCGATTGAAGGTTTTCAGGACTTCTTTCCCCTGGTGGTTGACTATCGGGAACTGGCTTACGCGGCAGGTAAAATTCCGGGTGGATTCTTCAAGCGTGAAGGCAAACCCCGGGATAAAGAAACCCTTACCTGTCGATTAATTGACCGCCCAATCCGACCGCTTTTCCCGGCTGGATTTCGGCACGAAACCCAGATTATCGCCTATCTCCTCTCCACCGATATGGAGAATGAGAGCGAGTTTTTAAGCCTGGTTGCCTCTTCGGCTGCCCTGGTAATTTCCGAAATTCCTTTCCTTGGTCCCATTGGTGTCTGCCGGGTGGGAAAAATTAACGGTCAACTAATCGCCAACCCGCCGATGAGCCAGCTCGATGATGCGGATATGTCGATGATTTTCGTCGGGTTAGAGAACGGCGAGGTTATGACCATCGCAGGACAGGCACGGGAGGTTTCAATTGAAGATATTGACCGGGCATGGGAACTGGCTCAACCAGTAATAAAGAAGACCATCGAGCTCCAGAAGGAGTTACAGGCGGCGGTTGGCAAACCCAAAATCAGCCCGGATGAACCATTGATTTCGGATGAGTTGCGTCAGGAGATTCTCCAGCGCATTGCCGAACCTGCGGTCGCAACTAACGACATCACCGACAAGCGCGCCCGGAGCAACGCCCGAAGAGAACTTATCCAGCAGGTTAGTTCTCAACTGGAGGAAAAATATCCTGATGCCGAAGGTGCGGTTGCCGCGGTACTGGAAGAGGTTATCAGCCGGGATATCCGGAATCGAATTCTCGAGCGGGAGCAGCGGCTTGATGGCAGAAAACTTGACGAGTTGCGTCCGATTGAATGTGCGGTTGGCGTTTTGCCCCGCGCCCATGGCAGCGCTTTATTTACCCGCGGTCAAACGCAATCGCTCGCAACAACCACGCTCGGCACAAAGTCGGACGAACAGGTGGTTGATGATGTCGAACTGGCAATGGAAGAGAAAAAGTCGTTTATGCTCCATTACAACTTCCCGCCCTTCTCGGTGGGCGAAGTCCGGATGTTACGTGGACCGGGTCGTCGGGAAATTGGCCATGGCGACCTTGCGGAACGGGCGCTCCAGGCGGTTGTACCCAAAGAAGAGGAGTTTCCTTACACCATCAGAATTGTCTCGGACATACTTGAATCCAATGGCTCCTCCTCAATGGCATCGGTCTGCTCCGGTTCAATGTCAATGATGGACGCCGGGGTTCCGGTCAAAACTGCGGTTGCCGGCATCGCGATGGGTCTGGTTAAAGAGGGCGAGCGGTTTAAAATTCTCACCGACATCATCGGTGATGAAGACCATTACGGTGATATGGACTTTAAAGTCGCGGGCACCAAGGACGGCATTACCGCCATCCAGCTTGACCTCAAACTGCCCGGTGTCCCCTACTCGATACTGCGCACCGCAATGGAACAGGCAACCCGGGCGCGTCTCAAAGTCCTTGAGATAATGAACTCGGTTATCGACCGCCCCCGACCCGAAATTTCCCGGTTTGCACCCCGGATTATATCGCTTGTTATCGACAAAGACAAAATTGGTACCGTTATCGGACCGGGCGGAAAGACCATCCGCAAGATTATCGAAGCCACCGGCACCACGATTGACATTGAAGACGACGGCACGGTTACCATCGCCGCCACCAATCCCGATGCGCTCCAGAAGGCAAAAGAGTGGGTCGAATCGCTCGTCGCCGAAGTTGAAGTCGGGAAAGTTTACCAGGGTACCGTAACCCGTGTCACCTCCTTTGGTGCCTTTGTTGAAGTTCTTCCCGGCAAAGAAGGGATGGTACACATCTCCCAGCTGGCTCCGGGTCACTGCCGACAGGTCACCGATGAGGTGAAGGTCGGTGATAAGGTCTGGGTCAAGGTAACCGAGATTGACAGTCAGGGAAGAATAAACCTCTCCCGGCGCAAGGCGATGGAAGAACGGGGTGAAATACCCCCTTCCAACGACTCGGGCATCGTTGAAAATCGGGACCGCCGCCCATCACGCTCCGCCCATAGCTCTTCCAGCCGAACCGGTCACAGCCGCGGTAAAGAACAAAGACGCGGGCGGTTCTAACAGTTGAGCGGTGAACTGCGGTGCAACCCTCTGAACCAAAGTTAATCTGATGCGATGGCGATAGACTTTTCCGGTGCTGGAGAGATTCAAGCCACCCGCAACCCGGGTGGCTTGCTTGTTATTTCCGAAAGGCTTCCTTATCTCAAATCGCTGTCCCTCGGTTTCGCCTTTCGGCTCGGAAGTCGTGATGACCCGCCCGGACAGGAAGGAACCGCCCATCTCATCGAACATATGATTTTCAAAGGAACCGAACAGATGGACGCGCGGGCGATAAATGTGATGGCTGAGTCCTGCGGTACCGAGTTAAACGCCTTTACCGACAAAGAAGCAACCTGTTTCTACGCCCGGGCACCGGCTGATAAATTAAAAGAGGTTACCGGGTTGCTAACCGAAATTTTAGGAAAGCCCGCTTTCCTTGAAGCCGAACTGCTGAAGGAAAAAGAGGTGGTCACCGAAGAAATCCGGAGTAATGAAGAGGACCCGGAATCGTGCGCCATTAACCTGCTGCTTCAGGCGCTCTACGGTGCAAGCCCTTTGGGTAAACCGGTTGTGGGAACATTCAATTCGGTTGCGTGCATAAGCCGGCAGCAATTGCACAATTTTTACCATCAGAATTACGGGACTCAATCTGCCATTGCGGTTGCGGTGGGCGATGTTGAGCACCAGCAGGTTGTTGAGCTCCTCGCCCGGTTGAATCGGGACAACTGTCAAACCCCATCCCGGGTTCGTTCAACATTGATGGCGCCGCAAACCCTGGTCCGCAGCCGGCGTGAACTGTCCCAGGTTTTCGTCTGTCTTGCCAAACCCGCCTTTTCCTTTGCCGACCCGAGGCGCTATGCCCTTTCGGTGTTAAACACCGCCTTAGGTGGTGGCGTCTCTTCCCGGCTGTTTCAAAGGTTGCGTGAAGAGGAGGGTTTGGTATATTCAATAGGCAGTTTTGTTGAACTTTACGAAGAAACGGGTCTTTTAGGCATCTACTTTATCGCCGAGAAGCGAAAACTGCCCCGGTGCGTCACGGCGCTGAAAGATGAACTGGCACGATTACGGCAGGAGAAAATCAACCGGGAAGAGTTTGAACGGTCGTTAACAATGACCCGCAGCGCCCTGATTTTAGGTTCGGAAAGTTCCATCAACCGGATGATGCGAATTGCCCGCAGTTATCTTATGCTGGGCAGGGTGACAACTCTGGAGGAGGCGATTGAGGTTTACAACCGGTTAAAGCGCGATGAGGTTGCCCAACTGGTTGATGAACTTTTAAGCGACGACCGCTTTTATGCCGGCGTCGTCGGTCCGGTTCAGGAAGGGGAAATAAGACAGGTATTAGAACAATGAAAGGAGCCGATGATGAGTGAAAAACAAATCTTGCAACTTTCCCAGCGTGCCCGGTTAATGCCCGCATCGCCCATCAGGCGGCTTGTGCCCTATGCCGAAAAGGCAAAGGCAAGAGGGATAAAGGTTTACCATCTCAACATCGGGCAGCCCGACATCGAAACCCCGGCCGAGATAATGCGAGGCTACCGCGAAGTTGACATCAAGGTTCTCGGTTATGGCCATTCTGCCGGATTGCAAACCTATATCCAGACGCTCGTTTCCTACTATCACTCGGTCGGAATTGATGTTACCGGCGACGACATCCTC
Proteins encoded in this region:
- a CDS encoding Hsp20/alpha crystallin family protein; the encoded protein is MAKHLTTWDPFREMVSLRDELDRLFDSVFGRFPRERGETYWAPPMDIEETDEAVIVRAELPGMSKDDIKINLSGDTLTISGERKQETEKKGKTYYRIERAYGKFQRTVTLPVEVEGDKAKATYRAGVLELVLPKSEKSKAKEISIVAED
- the rpsO gene encoding 30S ribosomal protein S15 — its product is MALTKEQKMKLVSTFRLHEKDTGSPEVQIAILTERINQLTEHLKVHKKDRHSRRGLIKLVNARRRHLQYLAKHYPERYEKIITTLGLRG
- the pnp gene encoding polyribonucleotide nucleotidyltransferase; the encoded protein is MHRVEVEVCGRTLSLEFGRVARQADGGVLARYGDSVVLASAVYNKQPIEGFQDFFPLVVDYRELAYAAGKIPGGFFKREGKPRDKETLTCRLIDRPIRPLFPAGFRHETQIIAYLLSTDMENESEFLSLVASSAALVISEIPFLGPIGVCRVGKINGQLIANPPMSQLDDADMSMIFVGLENGEVMTIAGQAREVSIEDIDRAWELAQPVIKKTIELQKELQAAVGKPKISPDEPLISDELRQEILQRIAEPAVATNDITDKRARSNARRELIQQVSSQLEEKYPDAEGAVAAVLEEVISRDIRNRILEREQRLDGRKLDELRPIECAVGVLPRAHGSALFTRGQTQSLATTTLGTKSDEQVVDDVELAMEEKKSFMLHYNFPPFSVGEVRMLRGPGRREIGHGDLAERALQAVVPKEEEFPYTIRIVSDILESNGSSSMASVCSGSMSMMDAGVPVKTAVAGIAMGLVKEGERFKILTDIIGDEDHYGDMDFKVAGTKDGITAIQLDLKLPGVPYSILRTAMEQATRARLKVLEIMNSVIDRPRPEISRFAPRIISLVIDKDKIGTVIGPGGKTIRKIIEATGTTIDIEDDGTVTIAATNPDALQKAKEWVESLVAEVEVGKVYQGTVTRVTSFGAFVEVLPGKEGMVHISQLAPGHCRQVTDEVKVGDKVWVKVTEIDSQGRINLSRRKAMEERGEIPPSNDSGIVENRDRRPSRSAHSSSSRTGHSRGKEQRRGRF
- a CDS encoding insulinase family protein, with product MAIDFSGAGEIQATRNPGGLLVISERLPYLKSLSLGFAFRLGSRDDPPGQEGTAHLIEHMIFKGTEQMDARAINVMAESCGTELNAFTDKEATCFYARAPADKLKEVTGLLTEILGKPAFLEAELLKEKEVVTEEIRSNEEDPESCAINLLLQALYGASPLGKPVVGTFNSVACISRQQLHNFYHQNYGTQSAIAVAVGDVEHQQVVELLARLNRDNCQTPSRVRSTLMAPQTLVRSRRELSQVFVCLAKPAFSFADPRRYALSVLNTALGGGVSSRLFQRLREEEGLVYSIGSFVELYEETGLLGIYFIAEKRKLPRCVTALKDELARLRQEKINREEFERSLTMTRSALILGSESSINRMMRIARSYLMLGRVTTLEEAIEVYNRLKRDEVAQLVDELLSDDRFYAGVVGPVQEGEIRQVLEQ